One genomic window of Phycisphaeraceae bacterium includes the following:
- a CDS encoding acetate--CoA ligase family protein, whose amino-acid sequence MARLHEYQGKSLLAREGIAVPRGGPARSPEDAAKLARELGGRVVIKIQAWTTNRKALSGVAFAQTPEEASDHARRMLAMTLGNFPVREVLVEEALAIKDELFVSLFIDDRKRAPGMLVSLSGGSGIEERAHSGGDSAVLRLDCDVNRGLDTTPLRRLLASSAIAKDLHEQVVDAVSKVFLVAKKNEARSVEINPLVTVADARGARVVAADCRMTIDDYAVYRHPDLGIEIARELDHPPTPLEKAAYAIEQADHRGTFFFAQMNTAAPASSKGLIGFHGAGGGGSMMSMDAIANEGFTVANFCDTSGNPSPAKVYRAARIILSQPGLVGYFGSGSGVANQEQYWSAYGLAKAFWELSIDIPVVIRLGGNAEDRAVDILHAACKGLPARVEGYRKTDPPAQIAASFATLVREAAGTAWKPRAPRRPAFVGSPSSPNFVLRAGRVWIDPAAWKQHAPKIVARASGLLKDTGGTPALAVTAEELLTKDSELIACEVECRRDGIDAVFVDLDLPGLEQPMQS is encoded by the coding sequence ATGGCCAGGCTCCACGAGTACCAGGGCAAGTCACTCCTCGCCCGGGAAGGCATCGCCGTTCCCCGCGGCGGGCCGGCCCGCTCCCCCGAAGACGCCGCGAAACTCGCCCGCGAACTCGGCGGCCGCGTCGTCATCAAGATCCAGGCCTGGACCACCAACCGCAAGGCCCTCAGCGGCGTCGCCTTTGCCCAGACCCCCGAGGAGGCCTCCGACCACGCCCGGCGCATGCTCGCCATGACCCTGGGCAACTTCCCCGTCCGCGAGGTCCTCGTCGAAGAGGCCCTCGCCATCAAGGACGAACTCTTCGTTTCTCTCTTCATCGACGATCGCAAGCGAGCCCCCGGAATGCTCGTCTCCCTCTCCGGCGGCTCCGGCATCGAAGAGCGCGCCCACTCCGGCGGCGACTCCGCTGTCCTCCGCCTCGATTGCGACGTCAACCGCGGCCTCGACACCACGCCCCTCCGCCGCCTCCTCGCCTCATCCGCCATCGCCAAGGATCTGCACGAACAGGTCGTCGACGCCGTCAGCAAGGTCTTCCTCGTCGCGAAGAAGAACGAGGCCCGCTCCGTCGAGATCAACCCGCTGGTCACCGTCGCCGATGCGCGCGGCGCCCGCGTCGTCGCGGCCGACTGCCGCATGACCATCGATGACTACGCCGTCTACCGCCACCCCGATCTCGGCATCGAGATCGCCCGCGAACTCGACCACCCGCCCACCCCCCTGGAGAAGGCCGCCTACGCCATCGAACAGGCCGATCACCGCGGCACCTTCTTCTTCGCCCAAATGAACACCGCCGCGCCCGCCTCGTCGAAGGGCCTGATCGGCTTCCACGGCGCCGGCGGCGGCGGCTCCATGATGTCCATGGACGCGATCGCCAACGAGGGCTTCACCGTCGCCAACTTCTGCGACACCTCCGGCAACCCCTCCCCGGCCAAGGTCTACCGCGCCGCACGGATCATCCTGTCGCAACCGGGGCTTGTGGGCTACTTCGGCTCCGGCTCCGGCGTCGCGAACCAGGAGCAATACTGGTCCGCCTACGGGCTGGCCAAGGCCTTCTGGGAACTCTCCATCGACATCCCCGTCGTGATCCGCCTCGGCGGCAATGCCGAGGACCGTGCGGTCGACATTCTTCACGCCGCCTGCAAGGGCCTCCCCGCCCGCGTCGAAGGCTACCGCAAGACCGACCCGCCAGCCCAGATCGCCGCGAGCTTCGCCACCCTCGTGCGCGAAGCCGCGGGCACCGCCTGGAAACCCCGCGCCCCGCGACGGCCCGCCTTCGTCGGCTCCCCCTCATCGCCGAACTTCGTTCTCCGCGCCGGCCGGGTCTGGATCGACCCCGCCGCCTGGAAGCAGCACGCGCCGAAGATTGTGGCCCGCGCAAGCGGCCTGCTCAAGGACACCGGCGGAACGCCCGCCCTCGCCGTCACCGCCGAAGAACTGCTCACCAAGGACAGCGAACTCATCGCCTGCGAGGTCGAGTGCCGCCGCGACGGCATCGACGCGGTCTTCGTCGACCTCGACCTGCCGGGCCTCGAACAGCCCATGCAGTCCTGA
- a CDS encoding LEPR-XLL domain-containing protein — protein MSTRTCPDRLDQLFEALEPRQLLAGDAMPFTLYYPEGYAHDQISEFVPITNPNNHAVSFQLIARYETGDRDQVLAEGLIPPNTRSGVTINTADRPQDRLVRKDEAYALILKSSDQVDATISHYDFGATIGQSFADEPSTYWTFTDVQKDHDTVRDFLVYYNTSDERAHITLTFIPESGENIVLHDVLGALRRGGLNIDATRSIPEGIYAVTITSDQPIVAALTHYDISMRRGFGVLGAANGGGLAGLIPAVDFQDNDRGHGNDPDGFDEDNPGRGHGNGHARRPYETTTSFNVLNTGTVPANVTFTFLSHDGTGDIENATRSVIVPAGSRVSYIFDNLDFTLDAGVGVAYESDHLVTVAAMISGPRRAAAIPAIVVAATQWGFGEGFMTRDRAGRTISENLYLFNPAAGETEVKIEFLFRDGTAFSTTRTVGPASIVDVNLDVFEGFLRHTNSRYFFGIRVTADDPIIATLDHMDRVLAGGFTTAGIPRGTVVPLSSVLQLPEPPAPVS, from the coding sequence ATGTCCACGAGAACGTGCCCCGACCGATTGGACCAGTTGTTCGAAGCCCTCGAGCCCCGCCAGCTCCTCGCCGGCGACGCGATGCCCTTTACCCTCTACTACCCAGAGGGCTATGCGCACGACCAGATCTCAGAGTTCGTCCCCATCACCAACCCAAACAATCACGCCGTCTCGTTCCAGCTCATCGCCCGATACGAGACCGGCGACCGCGACCAGGTCCTCGCCGAGGGCCTCATTCCTCCGAACACCCGCAGCGGAGTGACCATCAACACCGCGGACCGGCCACAGGATCGGCTTGTCCGGAAAGACGAGGCGTATGCCCTCATCCTCAAGTCCTCCGATCAGGTCGACGCCACCATCTCGCATTACGACTTCGGCGCCACCATCGGCCAGTCCTTCGCCGATGAGCCCTCCACATACTGGACCTTCACCGACGTCCAGAAAGACCACGACACCGTCCGCGACTTCCTCGTCTACTACAACACCTCCGATGAGCGAGCCCACATCACCCTGACCTTCATCCCGGAATCCGGCGAGAACATCGTCCTCCACGATGTCCTCGGTGCGCTCCGCCGCGGCGGCCTCAACATCGATGCCACCCGCTCGATCCCCGAAGGCATCTACGCCGTCACCATCACCAGCGACCAGCCGATCGTCGCTGCCCTGACCCACTACGACATCTCCATGCGCCGAGGCTTCGGTGTCCTCGGCGCCGCCAATGGCGGCGGGCTCGCCGGCCTCATCCCCGCCGTCGACTTCCAGGACAACGACCGCGGCCACGGGAACGATCCCGACGGCTTCGACGAGGACAACCCCGGCCGCGGTCACGGAAACGGCCACGCCCGCCGACCCTACGAGACGACCACCAGCTTCAACGTTCTCAACACCGGCACCGTTCCCGCCAACGTCACGTTCACGTTCCTCTCCCACGATGGCACCGGCGATATCGAGAACGCCACGCGCTCCGTCATCGTTCCGGCCGGCTCCCGTGTCTCCTACATCTTCGACAACCTCGATTTCACCCTCGATGCCGGCGTCGGCGTCGCGTACGAGTCCGACCACCTCGTGACGGTCGCGGCGATGATCTCCGGCCCCCGCCGCGCCGCGGCCATCCCGGCCATCGTCGTCGCCGCCACCCAGTGGGGCTTCGGCGAGGGCTTCATGACCCGCGACCGCGCCGGCCGCACGATCAGCGAGAACCTGTACCTGTTCAATCCCGCCGCGGGCGAGACCGAGGTCAAGATCGAGTTCCTCTTCCGCGACGGCACAGCCTTCTCGACCACCCGAACCGTCGGCCCCGCGTCGATCGTCGACGTCAACCTCGACGTGTTCGAGGGCTTCCTGCGGCACACCAACTCCCGGTACTTCTTCGGCATCCGCGTGACCGCCGACGACCCCATCATCGCCACGCTCGACCACATGGACCGCGTGCTCGCCGGCGGCTTCACCACGGCAGGCATTCCCCGCGGCACCGTGGTCCCGCTCTCCAGTGTCCTCCAGCTCCCGGAGCCCCCAGCACCGGTGTCCTGA